One genomic region from Tripterygium wilfordii isolate XIE 37 chromosome 20, ASM1340144v1, whole genome shotgun sequence encodes:
- the LOC119987358 gene encoding uncharacterized protein LOC119987358, producing MVSKSNVSFHEVKLMTKPRGQGETVYHDDAIQHRRRFVSATRDFPIGCGPVGKFPSPALKGLAQSELHASAYELDSDEELMVSGKGLAYDSDSDSDESVISVDEKAGHKLTAKAQGSAYDSKPEFVVCCGEKGGLELTAKVESTGENLQKARNTSELQAGFLPKVYPLPRKISATRFFPPGCGTYTTKSY from the coding sequence ATGGTCTCGAAAAGTAATGTTAGCTTTCACGAAGTGAAACTCATGACAAAGCCTCGAGGACAAGGTGAAACTGTTTATCATGATGATGCAATTCAGCATAGAAGGAGATTTGTCAGTGCCACTCGAGACTTCCCAATAGGGTGTGGTCCAGTAGGAAAATTTCCTTCCCCGGCACTGAAAGGCCTAGCTCAATCAGAGTTGCATGCCTCGGCATATGAGTTAGATTCAGATGAAGAATTGATGGTTTCTGGTAAAGGCTTGGCATATGATTCAGATTCAGACTCCGATGAGTCAGTGATTTCTGTTGATGAGAAGGCGGGGCATAAATTGACTGCAAAGGCGCAAGGCTCAGCATATGATTCAAAACCTGAGTTCGTGGTTTGTTGTGGTGAGAAGGGCGGGCTTGAATTAACTGCAAAGGTAGAATCAACTGGAGAAAATTTGCAAAAGGCCCGAAACACCTCAGAATTACAAGCAGGGTTCTTACCTAAAGTCTATCCATTGCCTAGAAAAATATCAGCAACTAGATTTTTCCCTCCCGGATGTGGAACATACACTACCAAGAGTTATTAG